Genomic window (Takifugu rubripes chromosome 1, fTakRub1.2, whole genome shotgun sequence):
AGGTTTCACTTAAAAATAACGCGGGACCGTCTGAGTTTTGGGTCCGTTGACATAGTATTTATGTAAGAAAAAGACAATTTAAGCAGACAGTTTACAGTCAGATGACGCTTGATTAGAGAAACTTTTACCGATCTACACAGCATTACGTTATTGGTGAAAATTTCCGACTTCTTGTTGCTTGTCGACCAGCTGACGGCGTGAGTTCGGTTCCAAATGGATCCTACGGAGGACTTATCTGCTCGGGTCCTGCTAAGACATATTCTTAGCACCGAGCCGCCTAGAACTCCAATCACCCGCAGGTAATTATTTAAACCTAAGATACTTACTCGGGAAGAACTTTCTCACTCTTCAACGCTGACATTTGGTATTCTATACGGGGACATGACAACAGACACACGGGTTCCTTCCACATAGAGAAATTATAGTCTCCTTTACACCCAATCCTTCCTGATGTCGAGCTTTTCCCGTCTTTAGTGTGACCAAAGCACAGAGTCTCAGCGTGACCAGGCGCAGCAGCCGACTGAGTAATAAGGACAATGTTGGTCAAACACCACAGGACTTACTGAGGCGAAACCTGCGACAGAAAATGCGCGAGGTGAGGTGGAGACAAACACCCGTCACATAAATCCTGAATCTGGAGTTCCACTGTGTGCTTTCTTCCAAGAGTATAACAACAACGTCATTGCCCCCCACCAAGAGAAGGACCGCCGTCAAGAGAGAGTCCAACACTGCAGCCCTAATGTCTTTTGATGATGGAGGCACACCGAGACACATCCTGAAGAACATCCTGATGACAGGTACACGCAGTGCTCCTTTGTTCTCACAGGTGACTGTGTCTTTTGTCTGTTTAATCGTGTCACTTGTGATGGGATGCAGAGCCTGTAAGGTCCCCGGTGGTTCATAGGAAGACAGAGGCAGAAGAGCCACAGCCATTTTCAGCAAATTCCAGCCTCACCGGCAAGAACACGAGGTTCGGAGTGCACGTCTTTTCAAATCTGGTGTCTCAGATAACCTGTCATGACTGGACGCATGTCAAAGgatgttgtgtgttgtttatgggaaaaaaatcacctttATTTCCAGCATTGAATTATCAGGACTGGACTTGCCTGATCTTACCATGGGCATTGCTCCAACGGTTACTAAGGGACTGAGCAGAAAGAGACAACGGCAGAGTCTAAACGTCACCGCTTTTGAGAAGCGTCTTAAAGGTGGAGATGGTGAGTTTTAAGGAATTCCTTCTCAGCGAAACTTTGGATTGTGCTACAGTTTTTGTGGCTGTGGTAAAGTTTCTTATCTGCTCACAGATGTTGGAGAGGAAAGTGAGCTATGGGCAAATGAACATTCATCACTCTCTTTATCAgggtaaagaaaataaaaatgatttgtttatttcctgagGTTATGTGGTTTTCATGGGCAATATCTGTACTTCTAGAAACATCAACTATTTACTGGGTAGATGCAGAAGTTAATTCTTGGGTTCTCCCCCCCATTCTTTCCCAGATCTACATCTTTGAGTCTGAAGACTCCTTTTGCAGATGTCCAGACTGAAAAAAGAGGTCTGCAGAGAAGAGTCTCTAACCGCAGGAAAATCACAGAAGAAGCCTTTGGTGCTGCTGTAAATAGAATAGAGATGGGAGGTGAATACAATTATTGGAATATTTGTGAATCAACATTTTTTGTTGGGTTTACAATCGTAAGTATAAAGAAGCAACGAAGCCGTGGATGTTTCTGTATATTTTGAGGCTTAAACATGGCTGCAACCATGAACTCTTTATGAACATCATAAAAGGCATctaaattgattttattttgtttttctccaatgCTAAGCcagaaaattgttttttttccctttagacTAAAGCTCTTTATATTACAaggccaccacacacacaattaagtgtataataataataattgtgtaTATAGATTCTTTGCTtgcctctctgtctttctctctcttccctttTGACAATCTTTTGCTACCACCCAGGGATGAGCAGCTTTGTTGGACTGGGTCCCAGTGACAACACCTGCACTGAAGGCTTAACTTTGGGCTTAAGCACACTCAGCGAACCTGATATCACAACAGATATTGTTCAGTGTGACACTGATCGCGATACCCGATTGAAAGAGGAATCTACAACCAGGTCTCACTataaagaggaggagagtgcaCGAGACTCTCAAACTGAAGAAAGTGATGGTGATCCTCAGCCTGAAGTAGATGTTTCCACCGGGACACAAtctcaagaagaggaggaggaggaggagggtgcccAAAAGTCTCACAGTGAGGAAGAATGTGGTGATCCTCAGCCTGAAGTCGAAGTTTTTACCGGGTCACAATctcaagaggaggaggaggagggtgcccAAACGTCTCACAGTGAGGAAGAATGTGGTGATCCTGAGCCTGAAGTCGAAGTTTTTACCGGGTCACAAtctcaagaagaggaggaggaggatgaagaggaggaggagggtgcccAAAAGTCTCACAGTGAGGAAGAATGTGGTGATCCTGAGCCTGAAGTCGAAGTTTCTACTGGGTCACAAtctcaagaagaggaggaggaagaggagggtgccCAAGAGTCTCACAAGGAGGAAGAATGTGGTGATCCTGAGCCTGAAGTCGAAGTTTTTACCGGGTCACAAtctcaagaagaggaggaggaggatgaagaggaggaggagggtgcccAAAAGTCTCACAGTGAGGAAGAATGTGGTGATCCTGAGCCTGAAGTCGAAGTTTCTACTGGGTCACAGtctcaagaagaggaggaggaggaggagggtgcccAAGAGTCTCACACTGCTAATTCTCAAACTAAAGACTTAAATCCTGTTGATTGTCAGgctgacgaagaggaggaggattttgcAGATGATGAGAGAGGGCACAAAAATTCACCCGAGGAGGATTTGACTCATTCTGAAGCTGAGGAGCTAGAGGAGCATGGTGACGGGCGCGTATCAGAAGAGCACGAGGCTCATTGTTCTGGAGGTGTTGCCGTGCACGCCACAGAAACAGACGGAGACGcctcagacacaggtgagagttCCAGAGATGTCCTTTTATTGATGAAGCggttatataaatatatatgcatTTCCCTTTTCTTACTGAGTAACATAAGATGTATGAAGCTGCACCCTGCAACTTGTCAACAATATTTAGTCAATAATGATCTTTTTTGCTTGATGGAATGTTTTTGAAATATTCTTAATATGCgacaaacatgtttttagatGCGCAcgaaaatccaaaaaaaaaagccatatgACCAAATTTTATTGATGAACTCTGGAAGTTAGTCTGTCGTGCTGTCTTGATGGTTGCATGTAGGATGCTCTGAGGACGAGTCCAAAGCCAAGGGGACATTTATTCTACCCATTACTCTGGGAATGGGAGACAGTGAGGCTGACCAGCCTCTCAACGATTTCGCTGAGTCGTCAACCACTGGACGGCCAGATGTGGAGTATCCTGAGGATCTGGTCGATAAAGAGAACTGTTCGGAAGACGGCCGACGCCATGATTCCCCTGCAGAAGGTGCTGCAGACGATAGTGATGAGtcggaagatgaggaagagagggaaggttagtgtctgtttttaaaagcaaaatgtttATTCGGGTAAAAGGGATCAGTTATAAAATGTGACCTTTTGTGAAATCTTCAGACGTCCCCAGCAAGACTCCAGCCTTTGTCAGAAAGAAAAGAGTGTTTTCCCAACCTTTTGATCACAATGTTCAGCCCAGGTGAGCTACATCCCAAACTTCCTGGATTTTAACAGTTGCTCGTATTTCTCACTGCTGCAGATTTTCAGTCACAAATTATAGCTGGGAGATTTAACATTCAGTAAAAATGTGATCGTTTAGATTTAGATTCTATGTACGCTGTTATAAATAGACTGAGAAAGCATTCACTTAAGAATGGGCTTGAAAGCCCCGACCAAAGTTAGGTGACTGAATTATCTTTAATCTTATTGGCAGCTTTGGTTTTTGttccagtggtcccagtaaaaGCTCCCCTGCTAAATCAAAGCAGGTCAGAAAGCCGTCACGGCCCAGGAAAAGGCAGGAAGGCCTTCCAAAGTCTTACCTCATGAATGTTTTCAAGCATTTTGCCAAAACCAAAGTCTCTGCTGATGTGTATCCTGTCCTAAATGAAGTGTAAGTTACAATCACCTTCCCTGTTTACTGTGGACATTGGAGATGGGAATGAACGTGACATCATCAACTCTTCTTACCTGGCAGAATGGATAAGTTCTTTGAGAGGCTTGCAGAGGATTTAGAGACATATGCTGCTCATGCAAAGAGAAAAACCATAGATGTTGAAGATGCTAAGCTTCTTTTGAAAAGGTAGGTGGGCtttatgtgtgttttccctCACATTGTTGTTCGTAGTCTTGAGGTTGATGGTCAGGAGAGACCCAACGCTGGCACAGCTGTAGCTCTACTCACCTGTACGCTGGATATTCTCTCGAGCCAGCAGAAACATTTGCACCTTGTCGCCTCTCTGAACCAGCTTTTTTCAGAACTGAAGGAATCTTGCAGATCTTGCAGAATATTTTTGTTACGTTTGTCTAAGACCAAATAGTAAAAAATGTGTCacatgttttaatatttatcCTTCTGAGTGTAATGTGATTGTGGCCGGTGGCAGAAATCTGTAGTTCTTTTTCCAACATGGACTAAAGTTTTATAATTTGTGTTAATAATCGTATAATCTCAACAGTTATTACTGAACCAGGAGTCCTAAATTACTTTTAATAATTACTTCTGAAAACCAATCTCTGAATGAAGCCGGAACAGATCCGGACATTGAATCCATAAATCCAGGAGTGTTGCAGCTTCAATTTACACACAATCCTGAGACACCACCTGTGGAGAAATGGAAAGAAGCACAGTATAAAACTGAATAATGTGATCCAAACCTGCCAGAGCGGACAGATCCAGTACAGCCATGCTGGCCTTTAGATGGCAGCCTTGagtgtgattttcttttctgtccctGTAAAGTGAAACACGTTGGAGGTGATAAAGAAAATGGACtgagctgatgtgtgtgtgtgtgtgtgctttattCTGCAGGCAAGGTCATGTGAGTGACAAGGTGCCAGTGGAGGTGCTTATTGAAAAATATCTTCGCTTGGAACAACGCAAGCTCCTGATCCCAATTGCGACGAGTGGAAATGTTGTTATAACCTAAAAAGTGATGAGAAATCTTAACGTCGCTTGGATTTCTGCACTAATATTGGTTTAGATGTGACATAGCCTGTCATAATCTCAATGTAATTATTTGTGTACATACATAAatagataataataatagggcTTCTTACATGTAACTAATATGTTATTGGTTATTGATCAGCATTCAGAGCAAAGAAATGATCATGGAATTTAACCAGCTGTCAAGATGTTTACTACAATAAACTTTGGCTactttctttatttgtctttgtatGCATAAATTGGAACATTTTAAAGTGTGTTGACTTGTAAATAAACCAATTTTTCCATCATGGTTGCAGTTTTTTGAcattaaattgatttaaaaaatgtaacGAGCTCCAGTTCAAAAGCTCCTTAATAGATCGGCTTAGAATGGGATGATACAGAAGCgacattatttttttatttttagtaaaTAAATGCTGTAGTTTCAGTAATGTGCGATAACATAAAGATAAATAAGCAAATTCTGTCTGGGACACCTTTAGGGTGAATCCATTTTAATTGGATTTGTTTGTGTTAACGTGAATCGTATATCTTAAACTGTGGCTCAAGCGGAACGACGTTAAAGATGAAGTAAATTAGTGTTTAACAAGCGCTCCTGATCTGCATGAAGGCTCTTTTCCTCCGGAGTGGAGCTTTTTCTCAGGCTTTGGATCCTCCGGGTCGGGAGGTGTCACTGTTCGCCGCGCAGGTCGCTCCATTCCTGAGATTGCAAACTTGCTAGCAAACAACAACAGGAGATCTCGGACAACTACCGTTATAATTCTACCAAACTATTGGGTAAGACCGAATCGATAGGGCACGAATGAACGGACAAAAGTCTTATAATTCAACCTGTAAGGCAGATATGTCCCGTTTCTGCCAGCACTTGCTGAGCTTTTTGTCTGCTGTTGCTACATTAATCACGCTAACCAGCCTAGCTTCCACAACTAGCCTGCATGCTATCGCatgattgttttatttatggcaCAATTTTCCCTCTTTACCATCAACACACCAAACGTCTCATCTAGCTTCCATAAGACTTGAATAGAAAAGTGAGTCACACAATTTTCTGTCCATGTTATTATGTGATTTATCCGCGACTGTCGACGCCTACTCAAAATCTTATGTTGGGGCAATTGTAGTCATAATGTGTGATGTTAATATGCATGGAagacatatacagtatattcaggCAGCGATTGGGATGGTCATAGTGTCCAGGCTCGATCCTTTCAAATGCTCTCAAAGGAGCTAATTGATCATGTGTCATTTCATGTGCTTTGGTTGGAAGGATAGATGTCTTTGCGTTATTTTGGTTCCAACCGGGGGTGAAGCGCTGGTTTCGGGTCGACGGTGCATCATAATCGGTGTGAGGATCCAGGTTTTACGGGACGGAGAACAAAAACCTTAATTTCAGGCTGTCGGCGAATGTTCGGTGTCGCCCAGGTCCAAGAACACTTGGCTTAAAAACCCACCTGGACTTCCTTTAGTTTTCCCAAAGACACCTTCAGTTCTGAATGAACTGGTTCCAGTCCCAGAGTGAGATGCTGTACTGGTTTACTGTCGTTGTCATTTGCATTATTCAAATATTGGACCCTCCTGGTTGTCAGCCTTTTTGAACCTGCTAACACACCCAGAGActgtcca
Coding sequences:
- the cenpt gene encoding centromere protein T isoform X2; the protein is MDPTEDLSARVLLRHILSTEPPRTPITRSVTKAQSLSVTRRSSRLSNKDNVGQTPQDLLRRNLRQKMRESITTTSLPPTKRRTAVKRESNTAALMSFDDGGTPRHILKNILMTEPVRSPVVHRKTEAEEPQPFSANSSLTGKNTSIELSGLDLPDLTMGIAPTVTKGLSRKRQRQSLNVTAFEKRLKGGDDVGEESELWANEHSSLSLSGSTSLSLKTPFADVQTEKRGLQRRVSNRRKITEEAFGAAVNRIEMGGMSSFVGLGPSDNTCTEGLTLGLSTLSEPDITTDIVQCDTDRDTRLKEESTTRSHYKEEESARDSQTEESDGDPQPEVDVSTGTQSQEEEEEEEGAQKSHSEEECGDPQPEVEVFTGSQSQEEEEEGAQTSHSEEECGDPEPEVEVFTGSQSQEEEEEDEEEEEGAQKSHSEEECGDPEPEVEVSTGSQSQEEEEEEEGAQESHKEEECGDPEPEVEVFTGSQSQEEEEEDEEEEEGAQKSHSEEECGDPEPEVEVSTGSQSQEEEEEEEGAQESHTANSQTKDLNPVDCQADEEEEDFADDERGHKNSPEEDLTHSEAEELEEHGDGRVSEEHEAHCSGGVAVHATETDGDASDTGCSEDESKAKGTFILPITLGMGDSEADQPLNDFAESSTTGRPDVEYPEDLVDKENCSEDGRRHDSPAEGAADDSDESEDEEEREDVPSKTPAFVRKKRVFSQPFDHNVQPSGPSKSSPAKSKQVRKPSRPRKRQEGLPKSYLMNVFKHFAKTKVSADVYPVLNEVMDKFFERLAEDLETYAAHAKRKTIDVEDAKLLLKRQGHVSDKVPVEVLIEKYLRLEQRKLLIPIATSGNVVIT
- the cenpt gene encoding centromere protein T isoform X1, giving the protein MDPTEDLSARVLLRHILSTEPPRTPITRSVTKAQSLSVTRRSSRLSNKDNVGQTPQDLLRRNLRQKMRESITTTSLPPTKRRTAVKRESNTAALMSFDDGGTPRHILKNILMTEPVRSPVVHRKTEAEEPQPFSANSSLTGKNTSIELSGLDLPDLTMGIAPTVTKGLSRKRQRQSLNVTAFEKRLKGGDDVGEESELWANEHSSLSLSGSTSLSLKTPFADVQTEKRGLQRRVSNRRKITEEAFGAAVNRIEMGGMSSFVGLGPSDNTCTEGLTLGLSTLSEPDITTDIVQCDTDRDTRLKEESTTRSHYKEEESARDSQTEESDGDPQPEVDVSTGTQSQEEEEEEEGAQKSHSEEECGDPQPEVEVFTGSQSQEEEEEGAQTSHSEEECGDPEPEVEVFTGSQSQEEEEEDEEEEEGAQKSHSEEECGDPEPEVEVSTGSQSQEEEEEEEGAQESHKEEECGDPEPEVEVFTGSQSQEEEEEDEEEEEGAQKSHSEEECGDPEPEVEVSTGSQSQEEEEEEEGAQESHTANSQTKDLNPVDCQADEEEEDFADDERGHKNSPEEDLTHSEAEELEEHGDGRVSEEHEAHCSGGVAVHATETDGDASDTGCSEDESKAKGTFILPITLGMGDSEADQPLNDFAESSTTGRPDVEYPEDLVDKENCSEDGRRHDSPAEGAADDSDESEDEEEREDVPSKTPAFVRKKRVFSQPFDHNVQPSFGFCSSGPSKSSPAKSKQVRKPSRPRKRQEGLPKSYLMNVFKHFAKTKVSADVYPVLNEVMDKFFERLAEDLETYAAHAKRKTIDVEDAKLLLKRQGHVSDKVPVEVLIEKYLRLEQRKLLIPIATSGNVVIT